The following are encoded together in the Rhinopithecus roxellana isolate Shanxi Qingling chromosome 5, ASM756505v1, whole genome shotgun sequence genome:
- the SLC25A29 gene encoding mitochondrial basic amino acids transporter isoform X2 yields the protein MALDFLAGCAGGVAGVLVGHPFDTVKVRLQVQSVEKPQYRGTLHCFKSIIKQESVLGLYKGLGSPLMGLTFINALVFGVQGNTLRALGHDSPLNQFLAGAAAGAIQCVICCPMELAKTRLQLQDAGPARTYKGSLDCLVQIYGHEGLRGVNRGMVSTLLRETPSFGVYFLTYDALTRALGCEPGDRLLVPKLLLAGGTSGIMSWLSTYPVDVVKSRLQADGLRGAPRYSGILDCVRQSYRAEGWRVFTRGLASTLLRAFPVNAATFATVTVVLTYARGEEAGPEGEAVPAAPAGPALAQPSSL from the exons ATGGCGCTGGACTTCCTGGCTGGATGCGCTGGGG gtGTGGCAGGCGTGCTTGTGGGACACCCGTTTGACACAGTCAAG GTGCGGCTTCAGGTCCAGAGCGTGGAGAAGCCTCAGTACCGCGGGACGCTGCACTGCTTCAAGTCCATCATCAAGCAAGAGAGT GTGCTGGGTCTGTACAAGGGCCTGGGCTCGCCGCTCATGGGGCTCACCTTCATCAACGCGCTGGTGTTTGGGGTACAGGGCAACACCCTCCGGGCCCTGGGCCACGACTCGCCTCTCAACCAGTTCCTGGCAGGCGCAGCGGCGGGCGCCATCCAGTGCGTCATCTGCTGCCCCATGGAGCTGGCCAAGACGCGGCTGCAGCTGCAGGATGCGGGCCCGGCACGCACCTACAAGGGCTCGCTGGACTGCCTCGTGCAGATCTACGGGCACGAGGGTCTGCGTGGCGTCAACCGGGGCATGGTGTCCACGCTGCTGCGAGAGACGCCCAGCTTTGGCGTCTACTTCCTCACCTACGACGCGCTCACGCGGGCGCTGGGCTGCGAGCCGGGCGACCGCCTGCTGGTGCCCAAGCTGCTGCTGGCAGGTGGCACGTCGGGCATCATGTCCTGGCTCTCCACCTACCCTGTGGACGTGGTCAAGTCACGGCTGCAGGCCGACGGGCTGCGGGGAGCCCCGCGCTACAGCGGCATCCTGGACTGCGTGCGCCAGAGCTACCGCGCCGAGGGCTGGCGCGTCTTCACACGGGGACTGGCGTCCACGCTGCTGCGCGCCTTCCCCGTCAACGCCGCCACCTTCGCCACGGTCACCGTGGTGCTCACCTACGCGCGCGGCGAGGAGGCCGGGCCCGAGGGCGAGGCTGTGCCCGCCGCCCCTGCGGGGCCCGCTCTGGCGCAGCCCTCCAGCCTGTGA
- the SLC25A29 gene encoding mitochondrial basic amino acids transporter isoform X3 — translation MGLTFINALVFGVQGNTLRALGHDSPLNQFLAGAAAGAIQCVICCPMELAKTRLQLQDAGPARTYKGSLDCLVQIYGHEGLRGVNRGMVSTLLRETPSFGVYFLTYDALTRALGCEPGDRLLVPKLLLAGGTSGIMSWLSTYPVDVVKSRLQADGLRGAPRYSGILDCVRQSYRAEGWRVFTRGLASTLLRAFPVNAATFATVTVVLTYARGEEAGPEGEAVPAAPAGPALAQPSSL, via the coding sequence ATGGGGCTCACCTTCATCAACGCGCTGGTGTTTGGGGTACAGGGCAACACCCTCCGGGCCCTGGGCCACGACTCGCCTCTCAACCAGTTCCTGGCAGGCGCAGCGGCGGGCGCCATCCAGTGCGTCATCTGCTGCCCCATGGAGCTGGCCAAGACGCGGCTGCAGCTGCAGGATGCGGGCCCGGCACGCACCTACAAGGGCTCGCTGGACTGCCTCGTGCAGATCTACGGGCACGAGGGTCTGCGTGGCGTCAACCGGGGCATGGTGTCCACGCTGCTGCGAGAGACGCCCAGCTTTGGCGTCTACTTCCTCACCTACGACGCGCTCACGCGGGCGCTGGGCTGCGAGCCGGGCGACCGCCTGCTGGTGCCCAAGCTGCTGCTGGCAGGTGGCACGTCGGGCATCATGTCCTGGCTCTCCACCTACCCTGTGGACGTGGTCAAGTCACGGCTGCAGGCCGACGGGCTGCGGGGAGCCCCGCGCTACAGCGGCATCCTGGACTGCGTGCGCCAGAGCTACCGCGCCGAGGGCTGGCGCGTCTTCACACGGGGACTGGCGTCCACGCTGCTGCGCGCCTTCCCCGTCAACGCCGCCACCTTCGCCACGGTCACCGTGGTGCTCACCTACGCGCGCGGCGAGGAGGCCGGGCCCGAGGGCGAGGCTGTGCCCGCCGCCCCTGCGGGGCCCGCTCTGGCGCAGCCCTCCAGCCTGTGA
- the SLC25A29 gene encoding mitochondrial basic amino acids transporter isoform X1, with protein MSHAYPPTGHEDSRGSWDLPAAPTGVAGVLVGHPFDTVKVRLQVQSVEKPQYRGTLHCFKSIIKQESVLGLYKGLGSPLMGLTFINALVFGVQGNTLRALGHDSPLNQFLAGAAAGAIQCVICCPMELAKTRLQLQDAGPARTYKGSLDCLVQIYGHEGLRGVNRGMVSTLLRETPSFGVYFLTYDALTRALGCEPGDRLLVPKLLLAGGTSGIMSWLSTYPVDVVKSRLQADGLRGAPRYSGILDCVRQSYRAEGWRVFTRGLASTLLRAFPVNAATFATVTVVLTYARGEEAGPEGEAVPAAPAGPALAQPSSL; from the exons ATGTCACATGCATACCCCCCCACTGGACACGAGGATTCCAGGGGCTCATGGGATCTGCCTGCTGCACCCACAG gtGTGGCAGGCGTGCTTGTGGGACACCCGTTTGACACAGTCAAG GTGCGGCTTCAGGTCCAGAGCGTGGAGAAGCCTCAGTACCGCGGGACGCTGCACTGCTTCAAGTCCATCATCAAGCAAGAGAGT GTGCTGGGTCTGTACAAGGGCCTGGGCTCGCCGCTCATGGGGCTCACCTTCATCAACGCGCTGGTGTTTGGGGTACAGGGCAACACCCTCCGGGCCCTGGGCCACGACTCGCCTCTCAACCAGTTCCTGGCAGGCGCAGCGGCGGGCGCCATCCAGTGCGTCATCTGCTGCCCCATGGAGCTGGCCAAGACGCGGCTGCAGCTGCAGGATGCGGGCCCGGCACGCACCTACAAGGGCTCGCTGGACTGCCTCGTGCAGATCTACGGGCACGAGGGTCTGCGTGGCGTCAACCGGGGCATGGTGTCCACGCTGCTGCGAGAGACGCCCAGCTTTGGCGTCTACTTCCTCACCTACGACGCGCTCACGCGGGCGCTGGGCTGCGAGCCGGGCGACCGCCTGCTGGTGCCCAAGCTGCTGCTGGCAGGTGGCACGTCGGGCATCATGTCCTGGCTCTCCACCTACCCTGTGGACGTGGTCAAGTCACGGCTGCAGGCCGACGGGCTGCGGGGAGCCCCGCGCTACAGCGGCATCCTGGACTGCGTGCGCCAGAGCTACCGCGCCGAGGGCTGGCGCGTCTTCACACGGGGACTGGCGTCCACGCTGCTGCGCGCCTTCCCCGTCAACGCCGCCACCTTCGCCACGGTCACCGTGGTGCTCACCTACGCGCGCGGCGAGGAGGCCGGGCCCGAGGGCGAGGCTGTGCCCGCCGCCCCTGCGGGGCCCGCTCTGGCGCAGCCCTCCAGCCTGTGA